In the Papio anubis isolate 15944 chromosome 15, Panubis1.0, whole genome shotgun sequence genome, one interval contains:
- the CCNA1 gene encoding cyclin-A1 isoform X2 yields METPHCRDCTWGHLAASRPPPGRKRRWVSRPRARRALGPAWAGRRSLRSPEGPASLSRARVLRSGPRRRRYRGVVSGCWENGSQKQSLPKPGPSWGGRVRPPRPGARTRGYVCRLRPPAPPGPGGDAQLELEGRRPLVPQGPERPGVAARPPGASQQRVESEAMHCSNPKNGVVLATVARGPDACQILTRAPLGQDPPQRTVLGLLTENGQYRRTCGQGITRIRCYSGSENAFPPAGKKALPDCGVQEPPKQGFDIYMDELEQGDGDSCSGREGMAFEDVYEVDTSTLKSDLHFLLDFNTVSPMLVDSSLLSQSEEISSLGTDVTNVTEYAEEIYQYLREAEIRHRPKAHYMKKQPDITEDMRTILVDWLVEVGEEYKLRAETLYLAVNFLDRFLSCMSVLRGKLQLVGTAAILLASKYEEIYPPEVDEFVYITDDTYTKRQLLKMEHLLLKVLAFDLTVPTTNQFLLQYLRRQGVCVRTENLAKYVAELSLLEADPFLKYLPSLIAAAAFCLANYTVNKHFWPETLAAFTGYSLSEIVPCLSELHKAYLDIPHRPQQAIREKYKASKYLRVSLMEPPSVLLLQ; encoded by the exons ATGGAGACGCCACACTGCCGCGACTGCACGTGGGGCCACCTCGCCGCGTCCCGGCCGCCGCCCGGCAGGAAGCGTAGGTGGGTGAGCCGACCGAGAGCGCGCCGCGCCCTCGGGCCAGCGTGGGCAGGGCGCCGCAGCCTGCGCAGCCCCGAGGGCCCCGCGTCGCTCTCCCGAGCCAGGGTTCTCAGGAGCGGGCCGCGCAGGAGACGTTACAGGGGGGTTGTTAGCGGCTGTTGGGAGAACGGGTCACAGAAACAGTCCCTTCCAAAGCCGGGGCCATCGTGGGGTGGGCGAGTCCGCCCTCCCAGGCCGGGGGCGCGGACCAGAGGGTACGTGTGCAGACTGCGGCCGCCGGCCCCACCTGGCCCGGGCGGAGAcgcacagctggagctggagggcCGTCGCCCGTTAGTCCCGCAGGGGCCTGAACGCCCAGGGGTCGCGGCGCGTCCACCCGGAGCGAGTCAG CAGCGCGTGGAGTCTGAGGCAATGCACTGCAGCAACCCCAAGAATGGAGTTGTGCTGGCTACAGTGGCCCGAGGTCCCGATGCTTGTCAGATACTCACCAGAGCCCCGCTGGGCCAGGATCCCCCGCAGAGGACAGTGCTAGGGCTGCTAACTGAAAATGGACAGTACAGGAGGACCTGTGGCCAG GGGATCACAAGAATCAGGTGTTATTCTGGATCAGAAAATGCCTTCCCTCCAGCTGGAAAGAAAGCGCTCCCTGACTGTGGGGTCCAAGAGCCCCCCAAGCAAGGGTTCGACATCTACATGGATGAACTAGAGCAGGGGGACGGAGACAGCTGTTCGGGCAGAGAGGGGATGGCGTTTGAGGATGTGTATGAAGTAGACACCAGCACACTCAAGTCAGACCTGCACTTCCTGCTGGATTTCAACACAG TTTCTCCTATGCTGGTAGATTCATCTCTGCTCTCCCAGTCTGAAGAGATATCCAGTCTTGGCACAGATGTGACAAATGTGACTGAATATGCTGAAGAAATTTATCAGTACCTTAGGGAAGCTGAA ATAAGGCACAGACCCAAAGCACACTACATGAAGAAGCAGCCGGACATCACGGAAGACATGCGCACGATTCTGGTGGACTGGCTGGTGGAGGTTGGGGAAGAATATAAGCTTCGAGCAGAGACCCTGTATCTGGCTGTCAACTTCCTGGACAGGTTCCTTTCATGTATGTCTGTTCTGAGAGGGAAATTGCAGCTCGTGGGAACAGCAGCTATTCTTTTGGCTTC GAAATATGAAGAGATATATCCTCCTGAAGTAGACGAGTTTGTCTATATCACTGATGATACATACACAAAACGACAACTGTTAAAAATGGAACACTTGCTTCTGAAAGTTCTAGCTTTTGATCTGACAGTGCCAACCACCAACCAATTTCTCCTTCAGTACTTGAGGCGACAAGGAGTGTGCGTCAGGACTGAGAACCTGGCTAAG TATGTAGCAGAGCTGAGTCTACTTGAAGCAGACCCATTCTTGAAATATCTTCCTTCATTGATAGCTGCAGCAGCTTTTTGCCTGGCAAACTACACTGTGAACAAGCACTTTTGG CCGGAAACCCTTGCTGCATTTACAGGGTATTCATTAAGTGAAATTGTGCCTTGCCTGAGTGAGCTTCATAAAGCGTACCTTGATATACCCCATCGACCTCAGCAAGCAATTAGAGAGAAGTACAAGGCTTCAAA GTACCTGCGTGTGTCCCTCATGGAGCCACCTTCAGTTCTTCTTCTACAATAA
- the CCNA1 gene encoding cyclin-A1 isoform X4, protein METRFPAVMYPGSFIGGWADEYLCWERQGLPDFNFQQRVESEAMHCSNPKNGVVLATVARGPDACQILTRAPLGQDPPQRTVLGLLTENGQYRRTCGQGITRIRCYSGSENAFPPAGKKALPDCGVQEPPKQGFDIYMDELEQGDGDSCSGREGMAFEDVYEVDTSTLKSDLHFLLDFNTVSPMLVDSSLLSQSEEISSLGTDVTNVTEYAEEIYQYLREAEIRHRPKAHYMKKQPDITEDMRTILVDWLVEVGEEYKLRAETLYLAVNFLDRFLSCMSVLRGKLQLVGTAAILLASKYEEIYPPEVDEFVYITDDTYTKRQLLKMEHLLLKVLAFDLTVPTTNQFLLQYLRRQGVCVRTENLAKYVAELSLLEADPFLKYLPSLIAAAAFCLANYTVNKHFWPETLAAFTGYSLSEIVPCLSELHKAYLDIPHRPQQAIREKYKASKYLRVSLMEPPSVLLLQ, encoded by the exons ATGGAGACCCGCTTTCCCGCAGTCATGTACCCTGGATCTTTTATTGGGGGCTGGGCAGATGAGTATCTCTGCTGGGAAAGACAGGGGCTCCCAGATTTCAACTTCCAG CAGCGCGTGGAGTCTGAGGCAATGCACTGCAGCAACCCCAAGAATGGAGTTGTGCTGGCTACAGTGGCCCGAGGTCCCGATGCTTGTCAGATACTCACCAGAGCCCCGCTGGGCCAGGATCCCCCGCAGAGGACAGTGCTAGGGCTGCTAACTGAAAATGGACAGTACAGGAGGACCTGTGGCCAG GGGATCACAAGAATCAGGTGTTATTCTGGATCAGAAAATGCCTTCCCTCCAGCTGGAAAGAAAGCGCTCCCTGACTGTGGGGTCCAAGAGCCCCCCAAGCAAGGGTTCGACATCTACATGGATGAACTAGAGCAGGGGGACGGAGACAGCTGTTCGGGCAGAGAGGGGATGGCGTTTGAGGATGTGTATGAAGTAGACACCAGCACACTCAAGTCAGACCTGCACTTCCTGCTGGATTTCAACACAG TTTCTCCTATGCTGGTAGATTCATCTCTGCTCTCCCAGTCTGAAGAGATATCCAGTCTTGGCACAGATGTGACAAATGTGACTGAATATGCTGAAGAAATTTATCAGTACCTTAGGGAAGCTGAA ATAAGGCACAGACCCAAAGCACACTACATGAAGAAGCAGCCGGACATCACGGAAGACATGCGCACGATTCTGGTGGACTGGCTGGTGGAGGTTGGGGAAGAATATAAGCTTCGAGCAGAGACCCTGTATCTGGCTGTCAACTTCCTGGACAGGTTCCTTTCATGTATGTCTGTTCTGAGAGGGAAATTGCAGCTCGTGGGAACAGCAGCTATTCTTTTGGCTTC GAAATATGAAGAGATATATCCTCCTGAAGTAGACGAGTTTGTCTATATCACTGATGATACATACACAAAACGACAACTGTTAAAAATGGAACACTTGCTTCTGAAAGTTCTAGCTTTTGATCTGACAGTGCCAACCACCAACCAATTTCTCCTTCAGTACTTGAGGCGACAAGGAGTGTGCGTCAGGACTGAGAACCTGGCTAAG TATGTAGCAGAGCTGAGTCTACTTGAAGCAGACCCATTCTTGAAATATCTTCCTTCATTGATAGCTGCAGCAGCTTTTTGCCTGGCAAACTACACTGTGAACAAGCACTTTTGG CCGGAAACCCTTGCTGCATTTACAGGGTATTCATTAAGTGAAATTGTGCCTTGCCTGAGTGAGCTTCATAAAGCGTACCTTGATATACCCCATCGACCTCAGCAAGCAATTAGAGAGAAGTACAAGGCTTCAAA GTACCTGCGTGTGTCCCTCATGGAGCCACCTTCAGTTCTTCTTCTACAATAA
- the CCNA1 gene encoding cyclin-A1 isoform X5, with protein sequence MHCSNPKNGVVLATVARGPDACQILTRAPLGQDPPQRTVLGLLTENGQYRRTCGQGITRIRCYSGSENAFPPAGKKALPDCGVQEPPKQGFDIYMDELEQGDGDSCSGREGMAFEDVYEVDTSTLKSDLHFLLDFNTVSPMLVDSSLLSQSEEISSLGTDVTNVTEYAEEIYQYLREAEIRHRPKAHYMKKQPDITEDMRTILVDWLVEVGEEYKLRAETLYLAVNFLDRFLSCMSVLRGKLQLVGTAAILLASKYEEIYPPEVDEFVYITDDTYTKRQLLKMEHLLLKVLAFDLTVPTTNQFLLQYLRRQGVCVRTENLAKYVAELSLLEADPFLKYLPSLIAAAAFCLANYTVNKHFWPETLAAFTGYSLSEIVPCLSELHKAYLDIPHRPQQAIREKYKASKYLRVSLMEPPSVLLLQ encoded by the exons ATGCACTGCAGCAACCCCAAGAATGGAGTTGTGCTGGCTACAGTGGCCCGAGGTCCCGATGCTTGTCAGATACTCACCAGAGCCCCGCTGGGCCAGGATCCCCCGCAGAGGACAGTGCTAGGGCTGCTAACTGAAAATGGACAGTACAGGAGGACCTGTGGCCAG GGGATCACAAGAATCAGGTGTTATTCTGGATCAGAAAATGCCTTCCCTCCAGCTGGAAAGAAAGCGCTCCCTGACTGTGGGGTCCAAGAGCCCCCCAAGCAAGGGTTCGACATCTACATGGATGAACTAGAGCAGGGGGACGGAGACAGCTGTTCGGGCAGAGAGGGGATGGCGTTTGAGGATGTGTATGAAGTAGACACCAGCACACTCAAGTCAGACCTGCACTTCCTGCTGGATTTCAACACAG TTTCTCCTATGCTGGTAGATTCATCTCTGCTCTCCCAGTCTGAAGAGATATCCAGTCTTGGCACAGATGTGACAAATGTGACTGAATATGCTGAAGAAATTTATCAGTACCTTAGGGAAGCTGAA ATAAGGCACAGACCCAAAGCACACTACATGAAGAAGCAGCCGGACATCACGGAAGACATGCGCACGATTCTGGTGGACTGGCTGGTGGAGGTTGGGGAAGAATATAAGCTTCGAGCAGAGACCCTGTATCTGGCTGTCAACTTCCTGGACAGGTTCCTTTCATGTATGTCTGTTCTGAGAGGGAAATTGCAGCTCGTGGGAACAGCAGCTATTCTTTTGGCTTC GAAATATGAAGAGATATATCCTCCTGAAGTAGACGAGTTTGTCTATATCACTGATGATACATACACAAAACGACAACTGTTAAAAATGGAACACTTGCTTCTGAAAGTTCTAGCTTTTGATCTGACAGTGCCAACCACCAACCAATTTCTCCTTCAGTACTTGAGGCGACAAGGAGTGTGCGTCAGGACTGAGAACCTGGCTAAG TATGTAGCAGAGCTGAGTCTACTTGAAGCAGACCCATTCTTGAAATATCTTCCTTCATTGATAGCTGCAGCAGCTTTTTGCCTGGCAAACTACACTGTGAACAAGCACTTTTGG CCGGAAACCCTTGCTGCATTTACAGGGTATTCATTAAGTGAAATTGTGCCTTGCCTGAGTGAGCTTCATAAAGCGTACCTTGATATACCCCATCGACCTCAGCAAGCAATTAGAGAGAAGTACAAGGCTTCAAA GTACCTGCGTGTGTCCCTCATGGAGCCACCTTCAGTTCTTCTTCTACAATAA
- the CCNA1 gene encoding cyclin-A1 isoform X3, translated as METRFPAVMYPGSFIGGWADEYLCWERQGLPDFNFQQQRVESEAMHCSNPKNGVVLATVARGPDACQILTRAPLGQDPPQRTVLGLLTENGQYRRTCGQGITRIRCYSGSENAFPPAGKKALPDCGVQEPPKQGFDIYMDELEQGDGDSCSGREGMAFEDVYEVDTSTLKSDLHFLLDFNTVSPMLVDSSLLSQSEEISSLGTDVTNVTEYAEEIYQYLREAEIRHRPKAHYMKKQPDITEDMRTILVDWLVEVGEEYKLRAETLYLAVNFLDRFLSCMSVLRGKLQLVGTAAILLASKYEEIYPPEVDEFVYITDDTYTKRQLLKMEHLLLKVLAFDLTVPTTNQFLLQYLRRQGVCVRTENLAKYVAELSLLEADPFLKYLPSLIAAAAFCLANYTVNKHFWPETLAAFTGYSLSEIVPCLSELHKAYLDIPHRPQQAIREKYKASKYLRVSLMEPPSVLLLQ; from the exons ATGGAGACCCGCTTTCCCGCAGTCATGTACCCTGGATCTTTTATTGGGGGCTGGGCAGATGAGTATCTCTGCTGGGAAAGACAGGGGCTCCCAGATTTCAACTTCCAG CAGCAGCGCGTGGAGTCTGAGGCAATGCACTGCAGCAACCCCAAGAATGGAGTTGTGCTGGCTACAGTGGCCCGAGGTCCCGATGCTTGTCAGATACTCACCAGAGCCCCGCTGGGCCAGGATCCCCCGCAGAGGACAGTGCTAGGGCTGCTAACTGAAAATGGACAGTACAGGAGGACCTGTGGCCAG GGGATCACAAGAATCAGGTGTTATTCTGGATCAGAAAATGCCTTCCCTCCAGCTGGAAAGAAAGCGCTCCCTGACTGTGGGGTCCAAGAGCCCCCCAAGCAAGGGTTCGACATCTACATGGATGAACTAGAGCAGGGGGACGGAGACAGCTGTTCGGGCAGAGAGGGGATGGCGTTTGAGGATGTGTATGAAGTAGACACCAGCACACTCAAGTCAGACCTGCACTTCCTGCTGGATTTCAACACAG TTTCTCCTATGCTGGTAGATTCATCTCTGCTCTCCCAGTCTGAAGAGATATCCAGTCTTGGCACAGATGTGACAAATGTGACTGAATATGCTGAAGAAATTTATCAGTACCTTAGGGAAGCTGAA ATAAGGCACAGACCCAAAGCACACTACATGAAGAAGCAGCCGGACATCACGGAAGACATGCGCACGATTCTGGTGGACTGGCTGGTGGAGGTTGGGGAAGAATATAAGCTTCGAGCAGAGACCCTGTATCTGGCTGTCAACTTCCTGGACAGGTTCCTTTCATGTATGTCTGTTCTGAGAGGGAAATTGCAGCTCGTGGGAACAGCAGCTATTCTTTTGGCTTC GAAATATGAAGAGATATATCCTCCTGAAGTAGACGAGTTTGTCTATATCACTGATGATACATACACAAAACGACAACTGTTAAAAATGGAACACTTGCTTCTGAAAGTTCTAGCTTTTGATCTGACAGTGCCAACCACCAACCAATTTCTCCTTCAGTACTTGAGGCGACAAGGAGTGTGCGTCAGGACTGAGAACCTGGCTAAG TATGTAGCAGAGCTGAGTCTACTTGAAGCAGACCCATTCTTGAAATATCTTCCTTCATTGATAGCTGCAGCAGCTTTTTGCCTGGCAAACTACACTGTGAACAAGCACTTTTGG CCGGAAACCCTTGCTGCATTTACAGGGTATTCATTAAGTGAAATTGTGCCTTGCCTGAGTGAGCTTCATAAAGCGTACCTTGATATACCCCATCGACCTCAGCAAGCAATTAGAGAGAAGTACAAGGCTTCAAA GTACCTGCGTGTGTCCCTCATGGAGCCACCTTCAGTTCTTCTTCTACAATAA
- the CCNA1 gene encoding cyclin-A1 isoform X1, protein METPHCRDCTWGHLAASRPPPGRKRRWVSRPRARRALGPAWAGRRSLRSPEGPASLSRARVLRSGPRRRRYRGVVSGCWENGSQKQSLPKPGPSWGGRVRPPRPGARTRGYVCRLRPPAPPGPGGDAQLELEGRRPLVPQGPERPGVAARPPGASQQQRVESEAMHCSNPKNGVVLATVARGPDACQILTRAPLGQDPPQRTVLGLLTENGQYRRTCGQGITRIRCYSGSENAFPPAGKKALPDCGVQEPPKQGFDIYMDELEQGDGDSCSGREGMAFEDVYEVDTSTLKSDLHFLLDFNTVSPMLVDSSLLSQSEEISSLGTDVTNVTEYAEEIYQYLREAEIRHRPKAHYMKKQPDITEDMRTILVDWLVEVGEEYKLRAETLYLAVNFLDRFLSCMSVLRGKLQLVGTAAILLASKYEEIYPPEVDEFVYITDDTYTKRQLLKMEHLLLKVLAFDLTVPTTNQFLLQYLRRQGVCVRTENLAKYVAELSLLEADPFLKYLPSLIAAAAFCLANYTVNKHFWPETLAAFTGYSLSEIVPCLSELHKAYLDIPHRPQQAIREKYKASKYLRVSLMEPPSVLLLQ, encoded by the exons ATGGAGACGCCACACTGCCGCGACTGCACGTGGGGCCACCTCGCCGCGTCCCGGCCGCCGCCCGGCAGGAAGCGTAGGTGGGTGAGCCGACCGAGAGCGCGCCGCGCCCTCGGGCCAGCGTGGGCAGGGCGCCGCAGCCTGCGCAGCCCCGAGGGCCCCGCGTCGCTCTCCCGAGCCAGGGTTCTCAGGAGCGGGCCGCGCAGGAGACGTTACAGGGGGGTTGTTAGCGGCTGTTGGGAGAACGGGTCACAGAAACAGTCCCTTCCAAAGCCGGGGCCATCGTGGGGTGGGCGAGTCCGCCCTCCCAGGCCGGGGGCGCGGACCAGAGGGTACGTGTGCAGACTGCGGCCGCCGGCCCCACCTGGCCCGGGCGGAGAcgcacagctggagctggagggcCGTCGCCCGTTAGTCCCGCAGGGGCCTGAACGCCCAGGGGTCGCGGCGCGTCCACCCGGAGCGAGTCAG CAGCAGCGCGTGGAGTCTGAGGCAATGCACTGCAGCAACCCCAAGAATGGAGTTGTGCTGGCTACAGTGGCCCGAGGTCCCGATGCTTGTCAGATACTCACCAGAGCCCCGCTGGGCCAGGATCCCCCGCAGAGGACAGTGCTAGGGCTGCTAACTGAAAATGGACAGTACAGGAGGACCTGTGGCCAG GGGATCACAAGAATCAGGTGTTATTCTGGATCAGAAAATGCCTTCCCTCCAGCTGGAAAGAAAGCGCTCCCTGACTGTGGGGTCCAAGAGCCCCCCAAGCAAGGGTTCGACATCTACATGGATGAACTAGAGCAGGGGGACGGAGACAGCTGTTCGGGCAGAGAGGGGATGGCGTTTGAGGATGTGTATGAAGTAGACACCAGCACACTCAAGTCAGACCTGCACTTCCTGCTGGATTTCAACACAG TTTCTCCTATGCTGGTAGATTCATCTCTGCTCTCCCAGTCTGAAGAGATATCCAGTCTTGGCACAGATGTGACAAATGTGACTGAATATGCTGAAGAAATTTATCAGTACCTTAGGGAAGCTGAA ATAAGGCACAGACCCAAAGCACACTACATGAAGAAGCAGCCGGACATCACGGAAGACATGCGCACGATTCTGGTGGACTGGCTGGTGGAGGTTGGGGAAGAATATAAGCTTCGAGCAGAGACCCTGTATCTGGCTGTCAACTTCCTGGACAGGTTCCTTTCATGTATGTCTGTTCTGAGAGGGAAATTGCAGCTCGTGGGAACAGCAGCTATTCTTTTGGCTTC GAAATATGAAGAGATATATCCTCCTGAAGTAGACGAGTTTGTCTATATCACTGATGATACATACACAAAACGACAACTGTTAAAAATGGAACACTTGCTTCTGAAAGTTCTAGCTTTTGATCTGACAGTGCCAACCACCAACCAATTTCTCCTTCAGTACTTGAGGCGACAAGGAGTGTGCGTCAGGACTGAGAACCTGGCTAAG TATGTAGCAGAGCTGAGTCTACTTGAAGCAGACCCATTCTTGAAATATCTTCCTTCATTGATAGCTGCAGCAGCTTTTTGCCTGGCAAACTACACTGTGAACAAGCACTTTTGG CCGGAAACCCTTGCTGCATTTACAGGGTATTCATTAAGTGAAATTGTGCCTTGCCTGAGTGAGCTTCATAAAGCGTACCTTGATATACCCCATCGACCTCAGCAAGCAATTAGAGAGAAGTACAAGGCTTCAAA GTACCTGCGTGTGTCCCTCATGGAGCCACCTTCAGTTCTTCTTCTACAATAA